A DNA window from Zingiber officinale cultivar Zhangliang chromosome 3A, Zo_v1.1, whole genome shotgun sequence contains the following coding sequences:
- the LOC122053992 gene encoding uncharacterized protein LOC122053992, with amino-acid sequence MRKVKVRMMVLTWVMMMMLRNLKMNQRLLGKNQPLRNLLLFQHHPKMLKGNCQRSSLRKKKWQSWMHFYMKWALQIKIVILHKMRQLTRSNWSKVVKGRRKKVLVLLQRTKS; translated from the exons atgag GAAAGTGAAAGTGAGGATGATGGTCTTGACAtgggtgatgatgatgatgttgaggAACCTGAAAATGAACCAAAGGCTATTAGGAAAGAACCAACCATTGAGAAACCTGCTCCTATTTCAGCACCACCCAAAGATGCTGAAAGGCAACTGTCAAAGAAGTAGCTTAAGAAAAAAGAAATGGCAAAGCTGGATGCACTTCTACATGAAATGGGCATtgcaaataaagatagtaatactGCATAAAATGAGACAGCTG ACAAGAAGCAACTGGAGCAAAGTAGTgaaggggagaagaaagaaagtgtTGGTGCTCCTTCAGAGAACAAaatcttaa